The following are encoded in a window of Coregonus clupeaformis isolate EN_2021a chromosome 34, ASM2061545v1, whole genome shotgun sequence genomic DNA:
- the LOC121549453 gene encoding uncharacterized protein LOC121549453, with protein MSVDSLLLQMGGGEEHILGISVFSLMLLPLALSCDSNRTMREIAEDYGNVISPLLQNLENNITESLKVINKTCTEKEIPECEKDKEREFIHNLLCSHSRLIRLYKLERLKRDILCSLGRHCPRKQRSPQGQSAHHQHQKRKKKPGGEGEEENEKTEENRGTTEGGGERVDSGKQQGREKGEGSRSTEAMERRRRRCGLKVFVDSLKECYMSLAERHGDLT; from the exons ATGAGTGTAGACAGCCTGCTGCTgcagatggggggaggagaggag catattcTTGGCATCTCTGTCTTTTCTCTCATGCTGCTACCTCTGGCGTTGTCTTGTGACAGCAACAGGACTATGAGAGAGATCGCTGAGGACTACGGGAATGTCATCTCCCCGCTCCTTCAGAACCTT GAGAACAACATCACTGAATCATTAAAAGTGATTAATAAAACCTGCACGGAGAAGGAAATCCCTGAATGTGAGAAGGATAAA GAGAGAGAGTTTATCCACAACCTGCTGTGTAGCCATAGCAGACTCATCAGGCTCTATAAACTAGAGAGGCTCAAGAGAGACATCCTGTGCTCACTGGGCCGCCACTGTCCTAGAAAACAG AGGAGTCCACAAGGACAGAGCGCACACCATCAGCATCAGAAGAGAAAGAAGAAGccaggaggagaaggggaggaggaaaatgagaaaactgaggagaacagagggaccactgagggaggaggggagagggtggaCAGTGGGAAACAGCAGGGAcgagagaaaggggagggaagCAGGAGCACAGAGGCCATGGAGCGGAGGAGGAGACGGTGTGGACTGAAGGTGTTTGTGGACAGCCTGAAGGAGTGCTACATGTCCCTGGCTGAAAGACATGGAGACCtgacatga